A portion of the Pseudomonas sp. PSE14 genome contains these proteins:
- a CDS encoding DMT family transporter, which yields MHRPHLDSRLPGIACLLVTATGWAINWPAMKLLLQVWPPLFSRGLAGVIAAVVLVAIAALQGQRLIPERQALPRLTAAAFTNVFAWMGFSTLAMKWINVSEGVLLVYTMPIWVTLLAWPLRGIRPTASGFAALLLGLAGVTVLLSAHGLSIAPGQALGVGFALAAAVLFALGTVLNGGPFPLAPIVSTAWQVGLGCLPMLVFGIAFEHPRLDALGPGPLACMVYMTFVPMGVCYLTWFAALQRLPASVAATGMLLVPLLGVLSAAVMLGDAIGAREILAMTLTLSGVALVLKRR from the coding sequence ATGCACCGCCCGCATCTTGATTCGCGCCTTCCCGGTATCGCCTGTCTGCTGGTCACCGCAACTGGCTGGGCGATCAACTGGCCCGCCATGAAGCTGCTCCTGCAGGTCTGGCCGCCGTTGTTCTCCCGCGGGCTGGCGGGGGTGATCGCCGCCGTCGTACTGGTCGCCATCGCCGCGCTGCAAGGGCAGCGGCTGATCCCGGAACGCCAGGCGTTGCCCCGGCTCACAGCGGCCGCCTTTACCAACGTCTTCGCCTGGATGGGCTTTTCCACGCTGGCCATGAAGTGGATCAACGTCAGCGAAGGCGTGCTGCTGGTGTACACGATGCCGATCTGGGTCACGCTGCTGGCCTGGCCGCTGCGCGGCATACGCCCCACGGCGAGCGGCTTTGCCGCGCTGCTGCTGGGGTTGGCCGGTGTCACAGTGCTGCTGAGTGCCCACGGCCTCTCCATCGCTCCGGGGCAGGCGCTAGGTGTTGGCTTTGCGCTGGCCGCCGCCGTGCTGTTCGCGCTGGGGACGGTGCTCAATGGCGGACCATTCCCGCTGGCACCGATCGTCTCGACGGCGTGGCAGGTCGGGCTGGGGTGCCTGCCGATGCTGGTGTTCGGCATTGCCTTCGAGCATCCACGCCTGGATGCCCTCGGGCCCGGTCCGCTTGCCTGCATGGTCTACATGACGTTCGTCCCCATGGGCGTCTGCTACCTGACCTGGTTCGCGGCACTGCAGCGCCTTCCGGCTTCCGTGGCGGCAACCGGCATGCTGCTGGTGCCCCTGCTGGGCGTGCTGTCCGCCGCCGTCATGCTGGGCGATGCCATCGGCGCGCGGGAAATCCTCGCCATGACCCTGACACTGAGCGGTGTGGCCTTGGTGTTGAAGCGGCGCTGA
- a CDS encoding DUF2802 domain-containing protein has translation MLLIALAILGLACVGLAGTCVWLAGRQRVQQAQTAAQAQQVDALEQRLKELGKRIESYQQVNVRMGEELRDLGKQLAPLPERVTRMEQRDPASLSFSQAARLVGMGASASDLTQSCGLSQAEAELVARLHQGKERE, from the coding sequence GTGCTGTTGATTGCACTGGCGATCCTTGGCCTGGCCTGCGTGGGCCTTGCCGGGACCTGCGTCTGGCTGGCGGGGCGGCAGCGCGTCCAGCAGGCGCAGACGGCGGCGCAGGCCCAGCAGGTCGATGCGCTCGAACAGCGCCTGAAGGAGCTGGGCAAGCGCATCGAGTCCTACCAGCAGGTCAACGTCCGCATGGGCGAGGAACTGCGCGACCTGGGCAAGCAGCTCGCGCCGCTGCCCGAGCGGGTGACGCGCATGGAGCAGCGCGATCCCGCCAGCCTGTCCTTCAGCCAGGCCGCGCGCCTGGTCGGCATGGGCGCTTCCGCTTCCGACCTGACCCAGAGCTGCGGGCTGTCCCAGGCCGAGGCCGAACTGGTCGCGCGCCTGCATCAGGGCAAAGAGCGCGAGTAG
- a CDS encoding chemotaxis protein CheW, with the protein MKKTSAQGAEDPILQWVTFRLDNETYGINVMQVQEVLRYTEIAPVPGAPSYVLGIINLRGNVVTVIDTRQRFGLDPAPVSDNTRIVIIEADKQVVGILVDSVAEVVYLRQSEIETAPNVGNEESAKFIQGVCNKNGELLILVELDKMMTEEEWSELESI; encoded by the coding sequence ATGAAGAAAACGTCTGCGCAAGGTGCCGAAGATCCGATTCTGCAGTGGGTCACCTTCCGCCTGGACAACGAGACCTACGGCATCAACGTGATGCAGGTCCAGGAAGTGCTGCGCTACACCGAGATCGCGCCGGTGCCCGGTGCCCCGAGCTACGTGCTGGGCATCATCAACCTGCGCGGCAACGTGGTGACCGTGATTGACACCCGCCAGCGCTTCGGCCTGGACCCGGCGCCGGTTTCCGACAACACCCGCATCGTCATCATCGAGGCGGACAAGCAGGTGGTGGGCATCCTGGTCGACAGCGTCGCCGAGGTGGTCTACCTGCGCCAGTCCGAGATCGAGACCGCGCCGAACGTTGGCAACGAGGAGTCGGCCAAGTTCATCCAGGGCGTGTGCAACAAGAACGGCGAGCTGCTGATCCTGGTCGAGCTGGACAAGATGATGACCGAGGAAGAGTGGTCGGAGCTGGAGAGCATCTGA
- a CDS encoding CheW domain-containing protein translates to MSRSATATRPQLALQSYLDALLQDAFEEFAGDPTPAPVAAPEAPAPVALASVEPVAPEVVEAQPSLVEPQRDSVSLDEFEAAVFEEQVRDARLNFAREPVARTLEPEPEPMLAPPAEVVPPAQGAQVIELRQPGSAELPSAPLALLDNGRPVWAAEPFECLLFDVAGLTLAVPLVCLGSIYPLAGHELTPLFGQPDWFLGILPGNQGGNLKVLDTARWVMPERYRDDYREGLQYVISVQGYEWGLAVHQVSRSIRLDPSEVKWRTQRQQRPWLAGTVIEQMCALLDVSALAELIASGATRRPQH, encoded by the coding sequence ATGAGTCGTTCCGCTACCGCCACCCGTCCCCAGCTCGCGCTGCAGTCTTACCTGGATGCGCTGCTGCAGGATGCTTTCGAAGAGTTCGCAGGCGACCCCACCCCGGCTCCCGTTGCCGCGCCCGAAGCGCCGGCGCCGGTCGCCCTGGCCAGCGTCGAACCCGTCGCGCCGGAGGTCGTCGAGGCCCAGCCGTCCCTGGTGGAGCCGCAACGCGACAGCGTCAGCCTGGATGAATTCGAAGCCGCGGTGTTCGAGGAGCAGGTGCGCGATGCCCGCCTGAACTTCGCCCGCGAACCCGTTGCGCGGACGCTGGAGCCCGAGCCCGAACCGATGCTGGCGCCGCCCGCCGAGGTAGTGCCGCCGGCGCAGGGCGCGCAGGTCATCGAGCTGCGCCAGCCGGGCAGCGCCGAGCTGCCATCCGCGCCGCTGGCGCTGCTGGATAACGGTCGCCCGGTGTGGGCCGCCGAACCCTTCGAATGCCTGCTGTTCGACGTCGCCGGGCTGACCCTGGCGGTGCCGCTGGTCTGCCTGGGCTCGATCTACCCGCTGGCGGGCCACGAGCTGACCCCGCTGTTCGGTCAGCCTGACTGGTTCCTCGGTATCCTGCCGGGCAACCAGGGAGGCAACCTGAAGGTGCTGGATACCGCGCGCTGGGTGATGCCCGAGCGCTACCGCGACGACTATCGCGAAGGCTTGCAGTATGTGATTTCCGTGCAGGGCTACGAGTGGGGGCTGGCGGTGCACCAGGTCAGCCGCTCGATCCGCCTGGACCCGTCCGAGGTGAAGTGGCGCACCCAACGCCAGCAGCGCCCGTGGCTGGCCGGCACGGTGATCGAGCAGATGTGCGCGTTGCTGGATGTCTCGGCACTGGCCGAGCTGATCGCCAGCGGCGCAACGCGGCGCCCTCAGCACTGA
- a CDS encoding ParA family protein: protein MKVWAVANQKGGVGKTTSSIALAGLLADAGKRVLIVDLDPHGSMTSYFGHDPDSLEHSVFDLFLHQGNVPEGLPESLLLPTSHENVRLLPSSTALATLERQSPGQNGLGLVIAKSLAQLWNQFDYAIIDSPPLLGVLMVNAMAASQHLVIPVQTEFLALKGLERMVNTLKMVNRSRKQALPFTIVPTLFDRRTQASLGALRVLRDTYPDTLWQAFVPVDTKLRDASRHGLVPSRNDANSRGVIAYRALLKHLLAQVPAAQVA from the coding sequence ATGAAAGTCTGGGCGGTAGCCAACCAGAAAGGTGGCGTCGGCAAGACCACATCCTCCATCGCCCTGGCGGGCCTGTTGGCCGACGCCGGCAAGCGCGTGCTGATCGTCGACCTCGACCCGCACGGCTCGATGACCAGTTACTTCGGCCACGACCCGGACTCCCTGGAGCACAGCGTCTTCGACCTGTTCCTGCACCAGGGCAACGTCCCCGAGGGGTTGCCGGAGTCGCTGCTGCTGCCCACCAGCCACGAGAACGTGCGCCTGCTGCCGTCGAGCACTGCGCTGGCCACCCTGGAGCGCCAGTCGCCGGGGCAGAACGGTCTTGGCCTGGTGATCGCCAAGAGCCTGGCGCAGCTGTGGAACCAATTCGATTACGCGATCATCGACAGCCCGCCGCTGCTCGGCGTGCTGATGGTCAACGCGATGGCGGCCAGCCAGCACCTGGTGATCCCGGTGCAGACCGAGTTCCTCGCCTTGAAGGGCCTGGAGCGCATGGTCAACACCCTGAAGATGGTCAACCGCTCGCGCAAGCAGGCGCTGCCGTTCACCATCGTGCCGACCCTGTTCGACCGCCGCACCCAGGCTTCGCTGGGCGCGCTGCGGGTGTTGCGCGACACCTATCCCGATACGCTCTGGCAGGCGTTCGTCCCGGTGGACACCAAGCTGCGCGACGCCAGCCGCCACGGCCTGGTGCCGTCGCGCAACGATGCCAACAGCCGGGGCGTGATCGCCTACCGCGCGCTGCTCAAGCATCTGCTGGCGCAGGTGCCGGCGGCGCAGGTGGCCTGA
- the motD gene encoding flagellar motor protein MotD, producing MARRRRHEEHENHERWLVSYADFITLLFAFFVVMYSISSINQGKYKILSETLTGVFNQPDRAVRPIPIGEERPRTQQPDQSLNEPMDDGQAQGSPDTLEQIASSMREAFGELIKSDQVSVRGNEFWIEITLNSSLLFPSGDAIPNDTAFNIVEKVARILAPYRNPVHVEGFTDNVPIHNSQYPTNWELSAARAASIVRMLAQDGLDAGRLAAVGYGEFQPVADNATAEGRARNRRVVLVISRNLEVRRAVSGVGSGKAQPDPALRHAGTQPAPVVASEAPGSGAVKSSSSAAGE from the coding sequence ATGGCTCGCCGCAGACGTCACGAGGAACACGAGAATCACGAACGCTGGCTGGTGTCCTACGCGGACTTCATCACCCTGCTGTTCGCCTTCTTCGTGGTGATGTACTCGATCTCCTCGATCAACCAGGGCAAGTACAAGATCCTCTCGGAAACCTTGACCGGCGTGTTCAACCAGCCGGATCGCGCGGTCCGCCCGATCCCCATCGGCGAGGAACGGCCGCGCACCCAGCAGCCGGACCAGTCGCTCAACGAACCGATGGATGACGGCCAGGCCCAGGGCAGTCCGGATACCCTGGAACAGATCGCCAGCAGCATGCGCGAGGCGTTCGGCGAGCTGATCAAGAGCGACCAGGTCAGCGTGCGCGGCAACGAGTTCTGGATCGAGATCACCCTCAATTCCAGCCTGCTGTTCCCCAGCGGCGATGCGATTCCCAACGACACCGCGTTCAACATCGTCGAGAAGGTCGCCAGGATTCTGGCGCCTTACCGCAACCCGGTGCATGTCGAAGGCTTTACCGACAACGTGCCGATCCACAACAGCCAGTACCCGACCAACTGGGAGCTGTCGGCCGCCCGCGCCGCGAGCATCGTGCGCATGCTCGCCCAGGACGGGCTGGATGCCGGCCGATTGGCCGCGGTGGGCTATGGTGAATTCCAACCGGTAGCGGACAATGCGACGGCCGAAGGGCGCGCCCGCAACCGCCGGGTGGTGCTGGTGATCTCCCGCAACCTCGAGGTACGTCGCGCGGTGAGCGGCGTGGGCAGCGGCAAGGCGCAGCCGGACCCGGCGTTGCGACATGCTGGCACGCAACCTGCACCAGTGGTTGCCAGCGAGGCGCCCGGCAGTGGCGCCGTCAAATCTTCGTCATCGGCGGCAGGGGAGTGA
- a CDS encoding flagellar motor protein, which produces MDVLSIVGLILALVAIVGGNFLEGGHVGALANGPAALIVMGGTLAAALLQTPVAVLKRSVQMLRWIILPPKVDLVGGINHVVGWSMTARKEGLLGLETVADAEHDPYARKGLQLLVDGAEPEAIRSILEVDLYNQETRDLAAAKVFEAMGGYSPTIGIIGAVMGLIHVMGNLADPSQLGSGIAVAFVATIYGVGLANLLLLPVGNKLKSIVHRQSCYREMLMEGLLSIAEGENPRSIELKLQGFVG; this is translated from the coding sequence ATGGATGTCCTCAGCATTGTCGGCCTGATCCTCGCGCTGGTCGCCATCGTCGGTGGCAACTTCCTCGAGGGCGGGCATGTCGGCGCGCTGGCCAACGGCCCGGCGGCGCTGATCGTGATGGGCGGCACCCTGGCCGCCGCACTGCTGCAGACCCCGGTGGCGGTGCTCAAGCGCTCGGTGCAGATGCTGCGCTGGATCATCCTGCCGCCCAAGGTGGACCTGGTCGGCGGCATCAACCATGTCGTGGGCTGGAGCATGACCGCGCGCAAGGAAGGCCTGCTGGGGCTGGAAACCGTCGCCGACGCTGAACACGATCCTTATGCGCGCAAGGGCCTGCAACTGCTGGTGGATGGCGCCGAGCCGGAGGCCATCCGCAGCATCCTCGAAGTCGACCTGTACAACCAGGAAACCCGCGACCTGGCGGCAGCCAAGGTGTTCGAAGCCATGGGCGGCTACTCGCCGACCATCGGTATCATCGGCGCGGTGATGGGCCTGATCCACGTGATGGGCAATCTCGCCGACCCCAGCCAATTGGGCAGCGGCATTGCCGTGGCCTTCGTCGCCACCATCTATGGCGTGGGCCTGGCCAACCTGCTGCTGCTGCCGGTGGGCAACAAGCTGAAGAGCATCGTGCACCGCCAGTCCTGCTACCGCGAGATGCTGATGGAGGGCCTGCTGTCCATCGCCGAGGGCGAGAACCCGCGCTCCATCGAACTGAAGCTGCAAGGCTTCGTCGGCTGA
- a CDS encoding chemotaxis response regulator protein-glutamate methylesterase codes for MAVKVLVVDDSGFFRRRVSEILSADPQIQVVGTATNGREAIDQVLALKPDVITMDYEMPLMDGITAVRTIMQRCPTPVLMFSSLTHEGARVTLDALDAGAVDYLPKNFEDISRNPDKVRQLLCEKVHTIARSNRRFAAYASYSTSAPASAPAPAGSALRQTAPASSGGGHAPAAPAPATSAAPKRKPYRLVAIGTSTGGPVALQRVLTQLPANFPAPLVLIQHMPAAFTKAFAERLDKLCKITVKEAEDGDLLRPGVALLAPGGKQMMVDARGAVRILPGDERLNYKPCVDVTFGSASKAYGDKVLAVVLTGMGADGREGARMLKQGGSQVWAQDEASCVIYGMPMAIAKAGLADAVYSLDDIGRHLTEACG; via the coding sequence ATGGCTGTCAAAGTCCTGGTGGTGGACGATTCGGGATTCTTCCGCCGTCGTGTCTCGGAGATTCTCTCCGCCGATCCGCAGATCCAGGTGGTCGGCACGGCCACCAATGGCCGCGAGGCGATCGACCAGGTGCTGGCGCTCAAGCCCGACGTGATCACCATGGACTACGAGATGCCGTTGATGGACGGCATCACCGCCGTGCGAACCATCATGCAGCGTTGCCCGACCCCCGTGCTGATGTTCTCCTCGCTGACCCATGAGGGCGCGCGGGTGACCCTGGACGCGCTGGATGCCGGCGCGGTCGACTACCTGCCGAAGAACTTCGAGGACATCTCGCGCAACCCGGACAAGGTCCGCCAGTTGCTGTGCGAGAAGGTCCACACCATCGCCAGGAGCAACCGCCGCTTCGCCGCCTACGCCTCGTATTCCACGAGCGCTCCGGCTTCCGCCCCGGCGCCTGCCGGCAGCGCGCTGCGCCAGACCGCTCCCGCTTCGTCGGGTGGCGGCCATGCGCCGGCCGCCCCGGCCCCGGCGACCTCCGCCGCCCCAAAGCGTAAGCCCTACCGGCTGGTGGCCATCGGTACTTCCACCGGTGGGCCGGTGGCGCTGCAGCGGGTCCTGACCCAGCTGCCTGCCAACTTCCCCGCGCCGCTGGTGCTGATCCAGCACATGCCGGCGGCCTTCACCAAGGCTTTCGCCGAGCGCCTGGACAAGCTGTGCAAGATCACCGTCAAGGAAGCCGAGGACGGCGACCTGCTGCGCCCCGGCGTGGCCCTGCTGGCCCCCGGCGGCAAGCAGATGATGGTCGACGCCCGTGGCGCCGTGCGCATCCTGCCCGGCGATGAGCGCCTCAACTACAAGCCCTGTGTCGACGTGACCTTCGGTTCCGCGTCCAAGGCCTACGGCGACAAGGTGCTGGCGGTGGTCCTCACCGGCATGGGCGCCGATGGCCGCGAAGGCGCGCGCATGCTCAAGCAGGGCGGCAGCCAGGTGTGGGCGCAGGATGAAGCCAGCTGCGTGATCTACGGCATGCCCATGGCGATCGCCAAGGCCGGCCTGGCGGATGCGGTGTACAGCCTGGACGACATCGGTCGCCATCTCACCGAGGCCTGCGGCTGA
- a CDS encoding chemotaxis protein CheA, giving the protein MSFDADDEILQDFLVEAGEILEQLSEQLVELESRPDDMDLLNAIFRGFHTVKGGAGFLQLNALVECCHIAENVFDMLRKGERRVDAELMDVMLQALDTVNVMFQQVRDAQEPTPATPELLAALSRLADPNAAPAEAPAAAEPLVEPAPAAPAAYGDITDAEFEQLMDALEPAADAPAASAGAGGDDITDDEFEALLDQLHGKGQFGGVQSPASAAPAASEAAPAASSGDDITDDEFEALLDQLHGKGQFTGAKEEPAVAAPVDKAEKSTEASTAGGNDNITDDEFEKLLDELHGKGQFTGAKEEPVAAAKPAAAPPPAKPAAPAKAQAAKPAEAPRPVAAAEKPASEAETTVRVDTARLDEIMNMVGELVLVRNRLVRLGANSGDEAMAKAVSNLDVVTADLQSAVMKTRMQPIKKVFGRFPRQVRDLARNLKKEINLELIGEETDLDKNLVEALADPLVHLVRNAVDHGIEGPNEREAAGKARSGRVVLSAEQEGDHILLSISDDGKGMDPDVLRAKAVEKGLLDKDAADRLSESDCYNLIFAPGFSTKTEISDVSGRGVGMDVVKTKISQLNGIINIYSTKGQGSKIVIKVPLTLAIMPTLMVMLGNQAFAFPLVNVNEIFHLDLSNTNVVDGQEVVIVRDKALPLFYLKRWLVPGAQYEEPGEGHVVILSVGTQRIGFVVDQLVGQEEVVIKPLGKMLQGTPGMAGATITGDGRIALILDVPSMLKRYARRI; this is encoded by the coding sequence ATGAGCTTCGACGCCGATGACGAGATCCTCCAGGACTTCCTGGTGGAGGCCGGCGAGATCCTCGAGCAACTGTCCGAGCAACTGGTCGAGCTGGAAAGCCGACCCGATGACATGGACCTGCTCAATGCGATTTTCCGTGGGTTCCATACCGTCAAGGGCGGAGCCGGCTTCCTCCAGCTGAACGCGCTGGTGGAGTGCTGCCACATCGCCGAAAACGTCTTCGACATGCTGCGCAAGGGCGAACGCCGCGTGGATGCCGAACTCATGGACGTGATGCTGCAGGCGCTGGATACCGTCAACGTCATGTTCCAGCAGGTGCGTGACGCGCAGGAGCCGACCCCGGCTACGCCGGAGCTGCTCGCTGCCCTGTCGCGCCTGGCTGATCCGAACGCCGCGCCGGCCGAAGCTCCGGCGGCCGCCGAGCCCTTAGTCGAGCCAGCGCCGGCGGCTCCGGCGGCCTACGGCGACATCACCGATGCCGAGTTCGAGCAACTGATGGATGCGCTCGAACCCGCCGCCGACGCCCCCGCGGCATCGGCGGGTGCCGGTGGCGACGACATCACCGACGACGAATTCGAGGCGCTGCTCGACCAGTTGCACGGCAAGGGTCAGTTCGGCGGCGTCCAGTCGCCCGCCAGCGCCGCGCCCGCCGCGAGCGAAGCCGCTCCGGCCGCCAGTTCGGGTGACGACATCACCGACGACGAGTTCGAAGCGCTGCTCGACCAGCTGCATGGCAAGGGCCAGTTCACCGGCGCGAAGGAAGAGCCGGCCGTTGCTGCGCCTGTGGATAAAGCAGAGAAATCCACCGAGGCTTCCACTGCCGGCGGCAACGACAACATCACCGACGACGAATTCGAGAAGCTGCTCGACGAGCTGCATGGCAAGGGCCAGTTCACCGGCGCGAAGGAAGAACCGGTCGCCGCCGCCAAACCGGCCGCCGCGCCGCCGCCGGCCAAGCCTGCCGCACCGGCGAAGGCCCAGGCCGCCAAGCCGGCCGAGGCGCCGCGCCCGGTCGCCGCTGCCGAGAAGCCGGCCAGCGAAGCGGAAACCACCGTGCGGGTGGACACCGCGCGCCTCGACGAAATCATGAACATGGTCGGCGAACTGGTGCTGGTGCGTAACCGCCTGGTGCGCCTGGGCGCCAACAGCGGTGATGAGGCGATGGCCAAGGCCGTGTCGAACCTCGACGTGGTCACTGCCGACCTGCAGTCGGCGGTCATGAAGACCCGCATGCAGCCGATCAAGAAGGTCTTCGGCCGCTTCCCCCGTCAGGTCCGCGACCTCGCGCGCAACCTGAAGAAAGAGATCAACCTGGAGCTGATCGGCGAAGAGACCGACCTGGACAAGAACCTGGTCGAGGCTCTGGCCGACCCGCTGGTGCACCTGGTGCGCAACGCGGTGGATCACGGCATCGAAGGCCCGAACGAGCGCGAAGCCGCCGGCAAGGCGCGCTCCGGCCGGGTGGTACTGTCCGCCGAACAGGAAGGCGACCACATCCTGCTGTCGATCTCCGACGACGGCAAAGGCATGGACCCGGACGTGCTGCGCGCCAAGGCCGTGGAGAAGGGCCTGCTGGACAAGGACGCGGCTGACCGCCTCTCCGAGTCCGACTGCTACAACCTGATCTTCGCTCCGGGCTTCTCGACCAAGACCGAGATTTCCGACGTCTCCGGCCGCGGTGTCGGCATGGACGTGGTGAAGACCAAGATTTCCCAGCTCAACGGCATCATCAATATCTATTCCACCAAGGGCCAGGGCTCGAAGATCGTCATCAAGGTCCCGTTGACCTTGGCGATCATGCCGACCCTGATGGTGATGCTGGGCAACCAGGCCTTCGCCTTCCCGCTGGTGAACGTCAACGAAATCTTCCACCTCGACCTGTCGAACACCAACGTGGTCGACGGCCAGGAAGTGGTGATCGTCCGCGACAAGGCCCTGCCGCTGTTCTACCTCAAGCGCTGGCTGGTGCCGGGCGCCCAGTACGAGGAGCCGGGCGAGGGGCATGTGGTGATCCTCTCGGTGGGCACCCAGCGCATCGGCTTCGTGGTCGACCAGTTGGTGGGCCAGGAAGAGGTGGTGATCAAGCCGCTGGGCAAGATGCTGCAGGGCACCCCGGGCATGGCCGGGGCAACCATCACCGGTGACGGGCGGATCGCCCTGATCCTCGATGTGCCGAGCATGCTCAAGCGCTACGCGCGGCGTATCTGA
- a CDS encoding protein phosphatase CheZ, with protein sequence MDLVNESAGDFESTLKKHARELVDCLDRGEVQTAVQLISELNQARDRGLYQEVGKLTRELHNAIVNFQIDPNSRHAEEMSQIADATDRLSYVVKMTEKAANRTMDLVEECTPVVMHIETQAKELQEDWARFMRRELGPEAFRDLAKRVEQFLYISAQDSRKLSAHLNDILLAQDFQDLTGQVIKRVTKLVTEVESNLVKLVWMAGQVDRYAGIEHDYQGMSEAVEKERSSKGEGPQIAADTRKDVVSGQDDVDDLLSSLGF encoded by the coding sequence ATGGATCTCGTCAACGAATCCGCGGGTGACTTCGAGTCGACCCTGAAAAAACACGCGCGCGAATTGGTCGATTGCCTGGATCGTGGTGAAGTCCAGACCGCCGTGCAGCTGATTTCCGAGCTCAACCAGGCGCGCGATCGCGGGCTCTACCAGGAAGTCGGCAAGCTCACCCGCGAGCTGCACAACGCCATCGTCAACTTCCAGATCGATCCCAATTCCCGCCACGCCGAGGAAATGTCGCAGATCGCCGACGCCACCGATCGTCTTTCCTACGTGGTGAAGATGACCGAGAAGGCGGCCAACCGCACCATGGACCTGGTGGAAGAGTGCACCCCGGTGGTGATGCACATCGAAACCCAGGCCAAGGAGCTGCAGGAAGACTGGGCGCGCTTCATGCGCCGCGAACTGGGGCCCGAGGCCTTCCGTGACCTGGCCAAGCGCGTCGAGCAGTTCCTCTACATCAGCGCCCAGGACAGCCGCAAGCTCTCCGCGCACCTCAATGACATCCTCCTGGCGCAGGACTTCCAGGACCTCACCGGGCAGGTGATCAAGCGCGTCACCAAGCTGGTCACCGAGGTCGAGTCGAACCTGGTCAAGCTGGTCTGGATGGCCGGCCAGGTGGACCGCTACGCCGGTATCGAGCATGACTACCAGGGCATGAGCGAGGCCGTCGAAAAAGAAAGATCGTCCAAGGGTGAAGGTCCGCAGATCGCTGCCGATACAAGAAAAGACGTCGTATCCGGTCAGGACGACGTTGATGACCTGTTGTCCAGCCTGGGTTTTTAA